From Medicago truncatula cultivar Jemalong A17 chromosome 7, MtrunA17r5.0-ANR, whole genome shotgun sequence, a single genomic window includes:
- the LOC11413744 gene encoding uncharacterized protein, producing MDVIIAFDLKEATMAEIALPNDCSRGIYDLLVFHGLISVWNVERSTVKIWVMQEYAVHSSWTTTLDFSFHPPLDFSPICFTNCGDIVGPIAGGGLAKLNDKGQLQEYHSYGDRYFMRSQMAVYIESLLSLPDGTEQA from the coding sequence ATGGATGTTATTATTGCCTTTGATTTAAAGGAAGCGACAATGGCAGAGATAGCTCTTCCAAATGATTGTTCTCGTGGAATTTATGATTTGTTGGTATTTCATGGACTTATCAGTGTATGGAATGTGGAGAGGTCTACAGTTAAGATATGGGTGATGCAAGAATACGCAGTGCATTCATCTTGGACTACGactcttgatttttcttttcatcctcCTCTGGATTTTTCTCCAATATGCTTTACAAATTGCGGTGATATAGTTGGACCAATTGCTGGTGGTGGATTAGCAAAGCTTAATGACAAAGGACAACTGCAAGAGTATCATTCCTATGGTGACCGTTACTTTATGAGATCCCAAATGGCGGTGTATATAGAGTCTCTGCTTTCACTCCCCGATGGCACTGAGCAAGCTTAA